In Fusobacterium simiae, one DNA window encodes the following:
- a CDS encoding type III toxin-antitoxin system ToxN/AbiQ family toxin: MPKIQLFEVDDGYIQYLQQFDNKVLNHYGTNYVKSRKYLGILISINNCDYVAPLSSPNPKTDYDNGVIRKSIIPIIRIVKLGKKAQLLGTIKLTSMIPVYDSTVLSYYDVNNETDIKYKNLVLDELRFIYANKNKIFHNANKLYQQKINNMSMGYIKNTVDFQLLEEKSKLYKKP, from the coding sequence ATGCCAAAAATTCAGTTATTTGAAGTAGATGATGGTTATATCCAATATTTACAACAATTTGATAATAAGGTATTAAATCATTATGGAACTAACTATGTAAAAAGCAGAAAGTATTTAGGGATTTTAATAAGTATAAATAATTGTGACTATGTAGCTCCATTATCTTCACCAAATCCAAAGACAGATTATGATAATGGGGTCATAAGAAAAAGTATTATTCCCATTATTAGAATTGTGAAATTAGGAAAAAAAGCTCAATTACTTGGGACAATAAAGTTAACTAGTATGATTCCTGTATATGATTCAACAGTATTAAGTTATTATGATGTTAATAATGAAACAGATATAAAATATAAAAATTTAGTGCTAGATGAGTTAAGATTTATATATGCTAATAAAAATAAAATATTTCATAATGCTAATAAATTGTATCAACAAAAAATTAATAATATGTCAATGGGATATATAAAAAATACAGTGGATTTTCAATTATTAGAAGAAAAATCAAAATTATACAAAAAACCTTAA
- a CDS encoding WYL domain-containing protein encodes MKKIRVTVPEDVWDIMKIDQEDFGINNNKFCNYILEKLKFNRKIETEKLLQAQGRNRKKIIQFDLNVNNKEIYYDILKSNGVEIEAEYFRDLFEIYCSKFKYQRELFIYEDKLKSILDAIKEENKLKIKYFSEIIDIDPIFIRREGKGNENFLFCYVEKLASYQNYKLKELEIVAILPEKMKKRDKKFIESMKKKYDPFLGKATTIKVKLTTLGESLLKTFTEYRPKILKNEKNIFFFETTEEQAKIYFRGFLKEAEILEPLSLREEIKKEYQEVLNMYK; translated from the coding sequence TTGAAAAAGATAAGAGTTACAGTTCCAGAAGATGTTTGGGATATTATGAAGATAGACCAAGAAGACTTTGGAATAAATAATAATAAATTTTGTAACTATATTTTAGAAAAATTAAAATTTAATAGAAAGATTGAAACAGAAAAATTACTTCAAGCCCAAGGAAGAAATCGTAAAAAGATTATCCAATTTGACTTAAATGTTAATAATAAAGAAATATATTATGATATTTTGAAATCTAATGGAGTTGAAATTGAAGCAGAATATTTTAGAGATTTGTTTGAAATATATTGTTCTAAATTTAAGTATCAAAGAGAATTATTTATCTATGAAGATAAATTAAAATCTATATTAGATGCTATAAAAGAAGAAAATAAATTAAAAATAAAATATTTTTCCGAAATTATAGATATAGATCCAATTTTCATTCGTAGAGAGGGTAAAGGGAATGAAAATTTCTTATTTTGTTATGTAGAGAAATTAGCTTCCTATCAAAACTACAAATTAAAAGAATTAGAAATAGTGGCTATATTGCCAGAAAAAATGAAAAAAAGAGATAAGAAATTCATAGAAAGTATGAAGAAGAAGTATGACCCATTTTTAGGAAAGGCCACAACTATAAAGGTAAAACTGACAACTTTGGGAGAAAGTTTGTTAAAAACTTTTACTGAATATAGACCTAAAATATTAAAAAATGAAAAGAATATATTTTTCTTTGAAACAACAGAAGAGCAAGCAAAGATATATTTTAGAGGTTTTTTAAAAGAAGCAGAAATATTAGAGCCACTCTCATTGAGAGAGGAAATAAAAAAGGAATATCAAGAAGTTCTAAATATGTATAAATAA